A part of Capsicum annuum cultivar UCD-10X-F1 chromosome 6, UCD10Xv1.1, whole genome shotgun sequence genomic DNA contains:
- the LOC107874273 gene encoding uncharacterized protein LOC107874273 has protein sequence MEGEQVVSDKMEIYDAFTNEEILAAAMEKMPWYAYFSNYVHRVATPYQPQTSGQVEVSNHEIEAILAKIVNANRKDWSQKRDDSLWAYQTAFKTPIRMAPFKLFYGKSSQLPIEIENKALWTLKRLNLSWTETAELRLGQLNEIDEFHLRAYERKDLYKDKIKKYHDWRIEK, from the exons ATGGAAGGGGAGCAGGTAGTTAGTGATAAAATGGAGATATATGATGCATTTACTAATGAGGAGATCTTGGCTGCTGCTATGGAGAAAATGCCTTGGTACGCTTATTTTTCCAATTATGTT CATAGAGTAGCTACTCCATATCagccacaaactagtgggcaagtggaggtgtcaaatcatGAGATTGAAGCCATCCTAGCAAAAATAGTGAACGCTAATCGAAAAGACTGGTCTCAAAAGCGCGATGATTCCTTGTGGGCATACCagactgctttcaagacacccattagAATGGCACCATTTAAGTTATTCTATGGAAAATCAAGCCAATTACCAATAGAGATAGAGAACAAGGCTTTGTGGACTCTCAAAAGGCTAAATTTGAGTTGGACGGAGACAGCAGAGCTAAGACTAGGACAACTGAATGAGAttgatgaattccatctcagggcatatgaGAGAAAAGACCTATATAAAGACAAGATaaagaagtatcatgattggaggatCGAGAAGTGA